Proteins co-encoded in one Salvelinus sp. IW2-2015 unplaced genomic scaffold, ASM291031v2 Un_scaffold7057, whole genome shotgun sequence genomic window:
- the LOC112079154 gene encoding cytohesin-1, protein MVLLTDHSFSSPDRQFLWSFRLPGEAQKIDRMMEAFAQRYCQCNPGVFQSTDTCYILSFAIIMLNTSLHNPNVKDKPAVERFISMNRGINDGGDLPETAAQGV, encoded by the exons ATGGTATTGCTGACTGAccactctttctcctcccctgacAGACAGTTCCTGTGGAGCTTCCGGCTGCCTGGCGAGGCCCAGAAGATCGACCGCATGATGGAGGCTTTCGCCCAGAGATACTGCCAGTGCAACCCTGGCGTATTCCAGTCCACAG ACACCTGTTACATCCTGTCGTTTGCCATCATCATGCTGAACACCAGCCTCCACAACCCCAACGTGAAGGACAAGCCGGCGGTGGAGCGCTTCATCTCCATGAACAGAGGAATCAACGATGGAGGAGACCTTCCAGAGACCGCTGCTCAGGGTGTGTGA